The Salvelinus alpinus chromosome 3, SLU_Salpinus.1, whole genome shotgun sequence genome segment CACAAATAGAGCTGCAAAATAACCCCATCTGTCGcatttccttccctctcctcctgtactcaGACAAAGCTTTACAGTGAGGATTCCCTGCAAGACAGAAGATTCACCAAAAGGGGAAGTTTTTTGGGGCTAAGCTTAGCATGACACAGCTTAACCCAGTTAGGCCCAGTTCAGCCTAGCTCAGACCAGTTAAACACAGTTCAGCCCAGTTTTGTTGGGGTACAGTAAGAATGATGGTAGTCCAGATGGAGGTTTCAACTCTCCAGCCCTGTAGTCTCAGATGGATATGGAGTTACCATTGTGCTGGTTGGGGGGTAGACTGAGGCTGAGACTGGGACTGAGACCCAGGTTGAGGTTGGGCTGGGGGTTAGAAGGGGTCAAGGCCACACCATTAAGGTTGGGCTCAGATTCTTTGGTAAGTGTGATGTCATTGAGGTTGGACTGGGGTTCAAACGAGGTCGCGGCCAGGTCATTGAGGTTAGCCACCCGACAGAAGACGAAGTGAAAAGGTGCGGCCTGGGGCCGACTGTGGAGCTCAGCTTTGATCTTCTGGGGGTGTGTGTCGGGGGCTAGCTGCTGGCATGAGCCCTCAGTGAGCAGGATTAGGGCGTAATTCTCAGGGTCGGGAACTTTAAACTTGTAGGCGCAGATCTGGCAGATTTCCTCAGTGGTGGCATAGGGCTGCACCTGCAGAGTTTTGGCAGTGCAACCGCTGTCCAGCTCCTGGAGCGCTACCCGCAGGTAGTTCTGAGAAAAAATGTAAAGATACGGTTGTTTAGCAGATGCATTTATTCAGGGACTTAGAGTTAAgcatccagtctgtgtgtgtgtgtgtgtgtgtgtgtgtgtgtgtgtgtgtgtgtgtgtgtgtgtgtgtgtgtgtgtgtgtgtgtattacctggAAGTCATTGACGGAGGGCGCACTGCGCTGGGTGGTGCGGCGACAGTGCCACTGGCGGAGTGTGTTGCGTGTTTCAGAGCTGAGTACACGAGCTGCTTGCTCCTCTTGGAAGTTCCTAATGAGGGACATGGCTCCGTACGCACTGGTCAGGTAGTATCCACCTGGaacacaggagagaggagggtcaaacatctctgcagcCTGACACTGCTACAACAGCGGTCAATGACAATCGATATTTAGTTTATTTGAACATTACAATTTACAATAAAATGAAAGGGAAAGTTTAGGAAGGAAATAGATGTAAAGCAGATGTGTGCTGTACCTTCTCCATGCAGCAGAGAAGGATCCAGAACCTCCATCATGTAGAGGATCTCGTTGTCTAGTTGAGGCATGTCACACTGGGCCAACACATAGGTCAGCATGGGCAGGAAGTCATCTGCCCCATACAGAcaacctgagacacacacacacacacacacacagcattggtATTAGCTGTCATCAAGAAGGCGAGGTCTTACAGgtgaatcaaagctgggacagagacagaaaaacagcttccatctcaaggccatcagacttaaatagccatcactagccggcctccacccagcaccctgccctgaacttagtcactttCACTAGCCGCCTACCACCCGATAACTCAGCCCTGCACCTTAGCGGCTGCTGCtttatgtacatagacatggaatcattggtcactttaatagtttacatactgttttactcatttcataccatcatactgtattctagtcaatgccatcctattcaactattgctgtgtatatatacacacactattgtattctacagatatactaaatattctatccaaatactgtccataatgtctatatatcacacacatatacacatttaTACTCcagactccgacattgctcgtgcTAATATTTCTTAAATCCATTATTttacactactgcactgttggagctaggactacaagcattttgctacacccgcaataacatctgctaaacctgtgtatgcgaccaataaaatttgatttgagagtCGGTGTGTGTATGCGCATGCAtttacactgagtttacaaacattaggaacaccttcctaatattgagttgcaccccccctttcgccctcagaacagcttcatttcacttcagggcatggactctacaaggtgtcggaagcGTTCCGCAGGGTTGtgtaaagttggctggatgtcctttgggtgatggaccattcttgacacatttgggaaactgttgagctgtaaaaacccagcagcgttacagttcttgacacactcaaacccgtgtgcctggcacctactaccataccaggTTCAAaggcacatacacaatccatgtctcaaggcttgaaaatccatctttaacctgtctcctccccttcatctacactgacttgaagtggatttaacaagtgacatcaataagggatcatggctttcacctggtcagacggtcatggaaagagcaggtgttccaggTGTTTTGTACCCTCCGTGTACACTGTATGCGTGTATACACATATGTGATTGGTCTTGTTTATGCATACGTGTGTTACTACGTACCTGACTTGTGCTCCATGATGGTATAGATGAGTTTACATATGCGCAGCAGCATGGTCACCTTCTTCTCAGGTGAATAGAGTTTACACATGGTGTGGAACTTGTGACGGATTTTCTCTATGTTAACTGGATCTGGAGGGAAGGCGTTGGCCACGCCCATCTCATGGGGCTGCCGGGCCTTGGCCAAGGAGAGGTTCTCCTTGAGCTCCTGCCACGCCCCGCTGCGGACCTGGAACTCCTGGAGGGCCGCCCCCACCACACCTTTCAGGGGCTTCAGGACTATCTTATGCATGGCTTTTTCTAGGACATAGTCTGTATGGAGGAGAGCGGGAGAAAGAGACTATTATTTTGACAGCAAATACTGAAATGGCACCATCCATCTGTAGGATTAATGAATTGCAGAAGTCTTACTCGATTCCTGGTAGCAGTAGGACTGGGATTCAATCCATATCATGTCATCAAGACATTACGTAGACCTCAGCTTTTACAAGCTTACTCAAAGAGACTGGCTAATAGGAGCCATGATATCATAATATACACAGGATAAACGCAGACAGGGAATCCAAACCACAGAGCTGAATAAGCCCCACAGAGAAAGATCGTACTGACTGTGCAGTTGAATGGGGCAAACTCAGCAGATTATACTGAAGACATCTGCAGACTGAGCCACAGCTTCCTCCAACACTGAATGTTCAACTCGTTCCCTAATTCTTGACTCACTCAACACCCACTTTTCTTTCTTTCCTATCCCGTCTGCCAGATTGTCAAAGGCGAGTCTCTCGTCCCAAGCATTTGTTATCTAAACTTCTCGAAAGTTACAACTCAAGTCTCAGAATGTGCGTATCAACGAGTCCTTCCTCGTTCCGTAAGTCAAGATAAGCACACATTTCCTTGTAGGTGTAACATCACTGTATCATTATCAAAAGTATTGTTTAAAAATAGATAGATTTTTTCCAGTAAGCAGTAAACTACCCAACAGATTAAACCAGACTTGACAATCACTGGCAATCAGACCTCAAAGCACACATGTCAACTTGGATATCACCCTGTCATCCTTTATGAGGTCAGCCTCTCTCCGTCGCTTCCCTGTCTTTTCCATGCAGACGTCGAGCACGTCTGGCACCCTATAGTTCTGTTAAAGTGGTTAAAAGCCCTGGAATGCAGTGCTAGCATTTCAAGACCTCAGGCCTGCAGTTGGGCTCAGCGCATGAGTTTCCCCGTGGGAgcacatatgtacacacacacacacacgcaaaataCCCCGTGGCCTTTGTTTTTGCATGCATGTTTTTCCACTTTCGCTAGACTTGGTTTTTAAACACTGTGCCTCCAGTTACTATACTTCCTTACGTACCGGTATTGCTCATAACTCTGGTCATTAGCACTGTGGAATGTAATAACATGTAACCATGGAGTGGTTGCATGTAATCCTGTAGTGTAGGCCTACTAATGCAGTGGTTACACCGGCCTAACTGTATGGCTTATAGGCTATAGACATGCTAGATGTGTAGATGTTGGGAGTGTGTGGGCAttagtagggctgggaattgccagggacatcacaatattatcacgatacttaggtggcGAAATGATAtctattgcgattcgatactgtgatttcgaaggttccaaacatattgctcaccatatgtctgctgcagagggacaagagagccatgagaaaacaagtttgATCAGTCAAAAAAAAGTGCTGAAAATGAAtcggctccctatttaaaaagaagatggagaacaaggtACAAAGgcaaatactggagttttggaaCAGCCAACTGGTGtaaaaataatattgtgatagTCAAAACTGTACAATATACCTTcaaaaaataatatcccgattTGACTATATAGATTTTTCCCCCATCACTAGTCTGTAAAGAAGTTTGAGGTCAATGTGTGTAAACAGTATtgcttccatctctctcctcgccccaacctgggcttgaaccagagaccctctgcacacatcgacaataGTCATCCTCTTAAGCATAATTACCTATTTCCCCACAAAATATGTGCgaagcaagggaaacaactactccaaggtctcagagcgagtgacgtcaccaattgaaacgctactagcgtgcaccgctaactagctagccatttcacaccggttacacctaCAGTAAGTAAGTGATGAGTTGTATGGTGTGACAGAGGGGACAGATCGACACAGAGGAGCAAGCCCACTTAGGAATGAGTTAGCGTCAGCCAAGGTCACACAGTTATTTATAGTTAGGCTACTTTCCAACCACACAACAATGCAGTTCGTACTATCTGAGAGGGCCCTTCCACTTCCAATAAACATCCTCTCTCGCCCCTAATCTCACTCAGAACATCCTCCCTGCAGAGCTTCCGCGTGGACCCGAGTTATGTACTGTTATGTACAGGCAAgcagacaaacaggcagacagagcTGGAGAGAAGTGACTACATTCACACATCCAACACTGATCGTGCCACCACAGTGCCATATAGCCTCAATGTGCGTCACAgagcagcaaacacacacacacacacacacacacacacgggcgcaCACATGCAGCGCAAACATTCCATTTGGAATTGGGCAATAGCGTCTCCCTTCCGCAAACTTCTCACAAACAGAGCTTCAGAACATTATATTGCGCAACTTGGCACTGAGCATAGAAATTAAAGCAATAGAAGGGAAAAAACCTGCCGTGTGGGTTTAAGAGACAAGGGTCCccattctcccccccccctcctcctctctccatgctCTTTcctcacacacccagagacacatGCGAGTGTTGAacacaaaaagagagagaaaaagagggagagctATTTAGGGGCATGCAATAAAGGTTTTATCTGTTattggaggagtgggagagatgaagagaaggacagaaagagagagagaagtaatggTCACATGGGAGAGACTGAAGCACATCTGCAGAGACAATTCATTCAGCTAAACTGAAAACACTTTCTGCAACCACGAAAACTTTGCGAAACAATTCCAATACCAAACACTGCAGAAAAAGTAATCGTGAAGTAGCCTATGAAATTCTTGGGATTGGTTGTCAATCAAGAATATTTAAGAAACCAGAATGATTTTACTGTCTTTGTCTTAAAGACAGATCTCTTTGATGATTGTTACTGACACACAGCAAACAGGAGAATGGTAATGTAAGGATCAAAAGATGCCTCCCATGTGTGTTACTGCTTCACAATTCCACGCTATTTTGTCTTCTTCACCTGCCAATTCTGTCAAAAGGACCAGTGGGAACAGCTGAGTTCATGTTAGCTAGTTCACAGAATTATCCTCTAGCGGAAACAGGCTTTGTTTTCATTGTTTACAATTTGGGCCAGTTTCCAACCCCAATAATGCCCACACATGAATATCTTTAAGCCCCTCCCCTAGGCAGGTGTTTGATATGCCAGTGTCACAGAGAACCGTAATCGGTTCACATCACTACTTTATGTATCAAAAAGTAGGCTGGCCCTCTTTGAAGTCTTGTAGATCGATGCATTGCACTCTGTTTATAGAGCCCTTCTGCATGAACTTCCAAAACAGACCTTACTTCATTGTTGCTTACAGACGTACGAGATACCAGACCCGCTCTCAGGGATGGCCAACCCTGGAGATCCCTTCGATCTCCACAGAGTTAAGTAAATCTGCTTTTCGTTTTTTTTCCAACTTACTTGTGGAATAATGTCCAAGGCTCTCTAAAATGAGATGAATTGACGCCTATAGGGCAATTCAAAAGACTGAGAACCTTTTTAGTGAAGAATGTTTTTTTCTATGATTGTGTTTGCTTTTCGTGTaatggtgtatatatatatatattgatgtgtAGATTTGACACAGGACTCATCTCAGCCTGAGATTAAATACATAATCCTAACCACAATGGccagctcacacacacatgcgtacAGACTTGCGCACTGAGCTGCTCTCGCCCTGTCTATAGGCATACAGTCTAGTCCAGTTCGTATATTTCCAGATCtgatagtttaaaaaaatattttctttaGCTGTTTGGTTGTCTCAATGTCAACTAATTACCCATTTCAAAGATGACAATGGAACAACTGAAGTTCACGTACATTTTATCTGTGACGTCTAGCAAATTAGCAACGGTTAATCAGCATCTGATGTCCAATAGTTGCAGAAATGTTGTATAACAGTAAAAACGCACATATTTGCACACACCCCGCCCCACTCACCAATTTGGTCCTCTGGGACGAGTGACTCAATGGGGGGCTCCAGCTCAGAGCTCTGCCGCAGGTAGCTCTTCATCTGGGTGATGAACTGGCGTAGCGTCTGCAGCAGCTCCAGCCCTGAGGCATGGCACTGCCAGGCCTGGCAGCCCCCTCCCTCCTGCAAGAAGCTCAAGTAGTCCTGCACTAGGCAGCCAAAGTACGAGCCCTTATCCCTGGACAGCTCCAGGACTCTCCGTATGGCCCGTTTCTCAGGGGTTAGGAGAGAGCTGAACACCCCACTCATCTTATGGAAGTGGCCCCTGAGGGCCTGCTGGATGACCATGGCTCCGGTACTGGCTCGTCGTTTGGTGCGCAGCCCGGGAGGGGTGATGGTCAGGTCCTGGTCGTTCTCCACTCTCACTCCAAAGTCTGCTTcgtcttcatcatcatcttcctccatGCTGCTGTAGGGGTGGGTGAGGGGCAGCACCAGGTTATTGGTGGTGGGTGGGCTGGGTTCAGCGAGTGGGGGGAAGAAGCCCTGGAAGAAGTCTACTGAGTCGGTGGAGTCGTCGGTGGAAATGCTCATGTCGCTCAGGCGCTGGATGCAGTCCTCTTCTCTTccgcctcttcctcttcctcttcctccctcttggCAGGAGAGGGCTTGGTCTTGAGTGGACGGACTGTTTCCCTCTGTGTTGTCATCGGGGTTGGTGGCGTTTCTCAGTGCCTGCTTAGCCAGACTGAGAGATATGGCGTTCTGAATAGTCTGGTCATCGAGAGCAAGACGGCAGTCGACGTCAgttggggaggagagggacagggggatagAGATGGGGGCACTGATGCTGCGCTTcttgggaggggaggaggagaggaaagaggaggagaggaaagatgaGGAAGGGCTGATGCTGAGAGAGGAGCCCAGGCGGGAGAGAAGGCTActgcccttctccctctctcccacccggTCCTTCTCTTTGGGGGGGTTGATCCAAGATATCTTCTCAGGCATGCTGCGCTGGCGTTGAGGGGAGGCAGGGCGACGGGGGGCACAGCAGGGAGGTggggggcgaggaggtggcgagAGGGAAACTCTGTTAGCCCGGCTCACGCTGACACAGCTGTTATGATGCTGGGTGCTGTTGCCAGGGCTATCACTCTGAGGGCTGTCGCTATGGGGTTGAGGGCTGTCTTTAAGTCGCTCTGGGTTGCTGGTACAGTGCTGTTGTTGTACTTGTACAGTTGTAGCTGTACTGCTATTGTTTAGGTGCTGggggttgttgttgtggtggctgGTGTAGGAGGGAAAGGTGTGGTTGCCACCCTCTGGGTGGTGAACCTTTAGGAAGAGGGGGTTGATGAAGCAGAGAGCCCCGTTGGACTGGGAACACTCCAGCTGGGACGGGGTGCGGGTGACCAGGGGGGTGTAAACGGAACTCGGCCTCAGGCTAGGTGAttggtcgtgggtggttgtcCTGGACAACGAGGAGAGAGAACTCCTCCTGCGGCAACGCTCAGAGTCCCAGAAccctgcaggagagagagaggttcagaCACTACAACAGCAACATTACTGTAACATAACACTAACATTACATTAACATCATGACAATATTATTTCTATGTTGCCCTAACTCACAATAACATTACAGGTCAAACACTGCCAGAGTCAGCCTGATATTACACAACATCAAAACATAAGGGTAACATGATactgtaatataatagaaacacATTTAAGGGATAGTTCAGGATTTTGTCAATGACTCCCTTTATATacctccccagtatcagatgaatgtgtggataccatttttatgtctctgtgttcagtttgaaggaagttgctaacatGCTTTAGCGCAATGACGAAGTCTACAGGAACAGCCaacattggctcgcgaaactacctgtaacttccttcatactggagcAGATCAGTggcaacccgtcattcagggcaggtggggctcgCCACTGATCTGCTCCAGTatgaaagagaccatgtttgtatgaggctttattaactcaattatttattttttttacaaactgatgacacatattaatgccaaaataacatgaaaaatgggcaacaaaaaaacatatattatttattatgttattttggcatttatGTCACATATCAGCTTGCAAACAAAGTTTATTTTTTATCATTGAGTTAAAAACATGGTCTCTTTCTTGCCTTCTTAAggtagctccaaaatgcaggtgtttcagcctagctcaagtgctttctgtggtggtgcagCCAGCAGAAGATACGGTGTAGGGgctggtaatgttctctagttgcgccgtgattggctcactgttctgtcactcatggggaccctACATCGCCGCAAAatccattggacataaacattacacaacatgttggaaattccaaattcaacaatgagtggtttggaaggaatcagtggctaactgaaaGCATTGCAaatgctattcagtggagagggtgtgtggtccaaatctggttttaagggtctcttttccaagtttaaaaggataaacattcaacattggccatgctgtcaatccagcacgacttctgccgcgttcaagacaactggaaactctgaaATCTGACTTCTGtgaattcaagacaactggaaactggAGGGAAAAAAATTGCTcctactgggaaaatacgttttgaatggtcatccaactcggaattgtaattTGGAAACTCGGGCCTCTTCccagagctccgacctgaagatcactgacgttatGATTCGACCTAGTTTTTTCCCCTgagttctcagttgtcttgaaagcaccataaatccagagaacgcCAGACTGTGAGTCCtaaatattacataatttatgcagcagcatacaatatatgtcaggtagatatgtatactgtagctaaaactgtaatactaagtgtatgttgtgtagtaaactgttagtagcccatgtgcctcaccctaataatgtgCATGCCAAAATCTCCACTGGAGCAGATACATACAAATGGAATCGAgaagttaatctgactctggggaagtagataaatccTGAACTATCCATTTTAAAAACGGAGGCTACAATAGCCTGATAATAACACTGATACAGCTAAGTTACTGAAAAAGTAGGCACAACAACGCCAATACACATCAACGTTACACCATCGAGTCAATTAAGCTACTGTTATCATACCACGTTACCAATGCCTATTATCTACGTCACATTAATACATGTTGCAAATAAATACAACCATACCTGCATAATGCCAACAAAGTAACGTTCCAATCAGTACGATATAACGTTAACCATAAAGGACTAACGAAGAACAGCGCTGGACACGACTGTACACAGCCACCAATTTCGCAACCAAAGCCATAAACCAAACAATGATACTCTGACAGAACTAAACCTACTGCTACATGAGACACATCCAACCGAAGAGCTCATACAACAGTGCTGTACTAGACAGAGAAAACTCACTCTATAGAACAATAAAACACACAAAGCCGTACCAGACACAGCCAAAGTCACATCACAATGTAAGAGCAAACATTGACTTACTGTACTCACAGAAGACAAAGGCAAGCTCTGATTTTAGTTTGCCGTAGTTTTAGTAGTGTGAGAACTTTAGAGCACACTGCTGCCTCTGTCCAGCCTTGCAGTCGTGTCTCACACACACGGATTGTGTTATGACTCACACATGCTAATAAGTGCGTGGGGGCGGGCTGTCAATAGAGCATTCTCTCCTCCCCCAGTCACCCCCTCACTCGCGCGCCAGCTCTGTCAAAGTTTTTCCTACCCAACTCCTCCAGACTTCTTTTGCGTGACTGATTTTCGTTATTCTTTCATTAAGCAGCTCCTCCATTTTCTTAATCAGTTACCTTTACAGTCCATTTTGGTGCCTTGTCAACAACAGCACAGTGGCATCTAATGATATTTGTGTTCTGGAAAATATTATTATTGATAAAAGTTTGAGAAGTGTCAGCAGCATAGCAccatgcatcccactgctggcttggaTCTGAAGCTAAGCAAGGATGGATGGGAGACGAGAGGTGGTATTGCATGGCCAGTAAAGgccactctttcctctggtcttaaAGGACAACTGCCCCTTAGAACCGATTTCTCTGGTTGTAAACAGCCtgtgtggcatcgatatgagtcagaaacaatgtgtgtcaaaattgactactaagtgtaaataggataattttggtcataaagtcataTCCAAAATTGAGTTTGGCAAGTGAATGTGTCATGATTTAAGGGGGTTGTTTTAGATTACAATTATATCAACAATTCATGCCCCCTTTTGCCTATTAACACGTGGTGGAACCATGTTTTCTGGAAAAAAACTGGGCTAGTTTGCTTTGCATGGCCCAATGTCCCGGGCAGGCAGAGACCTCTCCTTAGGAAGACTAATGGAATGGTTTTAAAGGAGCAAACCCGCCAACCTGGCAAATCTGGCCATGCAAAACTAATTCACCAGACAACCGTGTATCTTTGGCAGTAGCTTCAGGTGCAATGCACATATTGATCGGAAAATAGTTGGCTTCCGTAAAGTTGTTCAATCATATGGCCAGGATCTGGATTACATCAAACTCTAGATACGTTAAAACGTGGAGATTGTGCCTGATGTTGTTGATGACCGCGAGTTGTttacactagctagctacattattgGATAATGTTAGCGAGTTGCAAGGTGTTGTAGAACAAGTGTCTCATGAAACACATTCCAGACACTGGTTCTTGCCATCTTGGCATAACTGTGATTTGACAGAAATAttcactagctaacattagataggctgttcaggaatcttatggcttgggggtagaagctgttgagaagcctcttggaccaagacttggtgttccggtaccgcttgccgtgcagtagcagagagaacagtctatgactagggtggttggagtctttcctctgacactgcctggtatagaggtccgggattgcaggaagcttggcccggtTACGTACTGGGCcgcacacactaccctctgtagtgccttgcggtcagaggccgagcagttgccataccaggcagtgatgcaacccatcaggatgctctcgatggtccagctgtaaaaccttttgaggttctgaggacccatgccaaatcttttcagtctcctgagggagaataggttttgtcgtgccctcttcacggctgtcttggtgtgcttggaccatgttagtttgttggtgatgtggacgccaatgaacttgaagctctcaacctgctccactacagccccgtccatgagaatgggggcgtgctcggtcctccttttcctgtagtccacaattatctcctttgtcttgatcgcattgagggataggttgttgtccttgcaccacacggtcaggtctctgacctcctccctatagtctgtctcatagttgtgtcatcagcaaaatgaatgatggtgttggagtcatgcctggccttGCAGTCATGAGTGATTTTAGCTCATTTGTTGTGATTAAATGGCAAATAaacaaccccccaaaaaacacccACATGAAACCACACCCCGAAGACAACTCGTTTGCCTTCATTTCTTAATGAGCATTGATGAAAAACGACACCAAATCAGGAAATGCAGTTCTCCGTTAAGATCAAATCCCAATGCCCCTGTTCTGAACATAAAATAATGTAGAAAATCACGTCTTGGATGAAAATCACACATTCATCCCTAAAGTGTTAATAATAACTGTTGTCGGCGAGGTGTGAACTTGTTGCATCTAAAATCCTGTCTCGCAGGTTACACACCTGAGGCACTGGGAGGGTGTGGCCTAACGGGGAAACATTCTGGTCTAAAAAACTGTCAGCTGGGAAAATCTAGAGTGAGCTGAAGAATATGAGGCGAGTGAAACCTGAAATACAGGCAGATGATGACAGAGTGAATAAATACTGCCAAGTTCAGCCTCATGGTAAAGAGAAATGTCTGCTTATGGTTCACTGCTTGAAAAACTTACTTATCAAGCATCTGCTAGTATGTCCAGCTAATGTGCACTTATTTTTCAATCAAGCTCAACTTCTGCTGGTCTGTTAACCAGACAAATGGTTGAATAGACAGAATGATAGAAAGTCTACTTTCTCTGAAGCATAGATAGACACAGCCCAACTGCATTGAAATCAGACCCACGTCACAGGTACCGATCTAGACGTCAGAACTCAGCACTGGTGTCTTTTGTTATGTCCAAAGCCATATTTCAGTGACGCGACATAGCCTACCTACACACGGCTCACAGAGTATGGTCACCTATATGAACATCATTAAAATCCATGTAAACCTTCAGTGACGCGCATCTACctcaacacacacaaacccaagcATTGTTTAAGTCTCAATGCGGTCTCTTCACGTTAATCAGAGGGAAAAGCTACACAGTGGGCCTGTTGTGTGTGAAGATCACTCGAAACCACACCAAAGTAAGTATGTTATCAAATCAGTGTGTCACCGAGGCTAGTATGGCCTATACATTGGCTCTTTCAGAGGCAGTGTGACATTACAGCTTTGGCACAGAGAGAGCACATTGCACAGTGACTGAGTTAGAGGTCTAAGCCCCCAGTGAGGCCTATTCGTGGTTCCAGGGCCCCAATGCTCCCCTCATCATGTGCCTAGCAGCCACTGATTTGG includes the following:
- the LOC139570858 gene encoding ras and Rab interactor 2-like isoform X1; its protein translation is MSISALIEPSEEKKGSFFKLIDSFVCEIGTLKEMVQKAEQAEGDPEPVILQGLDGQVGGLFLQAPPCVGVRAGLAGVRDSGYDSLRRRMSVLDWLVQTHAVWLQLGLSRPEATRKLQPQPTGTFLVRKSTTLQRKVISLRMHQDSETPVKDFPVKECQYTFSLEGSGLSFADLFHLVAFCCISRDVLPFTLKLPEAISAARTPTGLEEVAKLGAGFWDSERCRRRSSLSSLSRTTTHDQSPSLRPSSVYTPLVTRTPSQLECSQSNGALCFINPLFLKVHHPEGGNHTFPSYTSHHNNNPQHLNNSSTATTVQVQQQHCTSNPERLKDSPQPHSDSPQSDSPGNSTQHHNSCVSVSRANRVSLSPPPRPPPPCCAPRRPASPQRQRSMPEKISWINPPKEKDRVGEREKGSSLLSRLGSSLSISPSSSFLSSSFLSSSPPKKRSISAPISIPLSLSSPTDVDCRLALDDQTIQNAISLSLAKQALRNATNPDDNTEGNSPSTQDQALSCQEGGRGRGRGGREEDCIQRLSDMSISTDDSTDSVDFFQGFFPPLAEPSPPTTNNLVLPLTHPYSSMEEDDDEDEADFGVRVENDQDLTITPPGLRTKRRASTGAMVIQQALRGHFHKMSGVFSSLLTPEKRAIRRVLELSRDKGSYFGCLVQDYLSFLQEGGGCQAWQCHASGLELLQTLRQFITQMKSYLRQSSELEPPIESLVPEDQIDYVLEKAMHKIVLKPLKGVVGAALQEFQVRSGAWQELKENLSLAKARQPHEMGVANAFPPDPVNIEKIRHKFHTMCKLYSPEKKVTMLLRICKLIYTIMEHKSGCLYGADDFLPMLTYVLAQCDMPQLDNEILYMMEVLDPSLLHGEGGYYLTSAYGAMSLIRNFQEEQAARVLSSETRNTLRQWHCRRTTQRSAPSVNDFQNYLRVALQELDSGCTAKTLQVQPYATTEEICQICAYKFKVPDPENYALILLTEGSCQQLAPDTHPQKIKAELHSRPQAAPFHFVFCRVANLNDLAATSFEPQSNLNDITLTKESEPNLNGVALTPSNPQPNLNLGLSPSLSLSLPPNQHNGNSISI
- the LOC139570858 gene encoding ras and Rab interactor 2-like isoform X3 — its product is MPWQMNQQGTRCVPCCLSRVTQTSFSLEGSGLSFADLFHLVAFCCISRDVLPFTLKLPEAISAARTPTGLEEVAKLGAGFWDSERCRRRSSLSSLSRTTTHDQSPSLRPSSVYTPLVTRTPSQLECSQSNGALCFINPLFLKVHHPEGGNHTFPSYTSHHNNNPQHLNNSSTATTVQVQQQHCTSNPERLKDSPQPHSDSPQSDSPGNSTQHHNSCVSVSRANRVSLSPPPRPPPPCCAPRRPASPQRQRSMPEKISWINPPKEKDRVGEREKGSSLLSRLGSSLSISPSSSFLSSSFLSSSPPKKRSISAPISIPLSLSSPTDVDCRLALDDQTIQNAISLSLAKQALRNATNPDDNTEGNSPSTQDQALSCQEGGRGRGRGGREEDCIQRLSDMSISTDDSTDSVDFFQGFFPPLAEPSPPTTNNLVLPLTHPYSSMEEDDDEDEADFGVRVENDQDLTITPPGLRTKRRASTGAMVIQQALRGHFHKMSGVFSSLLTPEKRAIRRVLELSRDKGSYFGCLVQDYLSFLQEGGGCQAWQCHASGLELLQTLRQFITQMKSYLRQSSELEPPIESLVPEDQIDYVLEKAMHKIVLKPLKGVVGAALQEFQVRSGAWQELKENLSLAKARQPHEMGVANAFPPDPVNIEKIRHKFHTMCKLYSPEKKVTMLLRICKLIYTIMEHKSGCLYGADDFLPMLTYVLAQCDMPQLDNEILYMMEVLDPSLLHGEGGYYLTSAYGAMSLIRNFQEEQAARVLSSETRNTLRQWHCRRTTQRSAPSVNDFQNYLRVALQELDSGCTAKTLQVQPYATTEEICQICAYKFKVPDPENYALILLTEGSCQQLAPDTHPQKIKAELHSRPQAAPFHFVFCRVANLNDLAATSFEPQSNLNDITLTKESEPNLNGVALTPSNPQPNLNLGLSPSLSLSLPPNQHNGNSISI